From the Paramormyrops kingsleyae isolate MSU_618 chromosome 7, PKINGS_0.4, whole genome shotgun sequence genome, one window contains:
- the LOC111850000 gene encoding kremen protein 1-like, which produces MNSILASVLFFAGFFYRATSYQLGTECYTANGEDYRGQQNQTSLHNGLQCLYWNETLQHPYNSVKFPNGERGLGPHNYCRNPDGDVGPWCYIADNEDGVYWKYCQITTCEMPGNFGCFKDNGDPPTLTGSTETSNRLTIPGCISYCRAQRYKLAGMEAGYACFCGDHLDYSLHEEMPSTECNHVCFGDHTQPCGGDGRILIFDTRVGSCGGNYTSPSAVLYSPDFPDHYQPGRACYWTIQVPGAEAILFDFALFDVADRTDMVEMLDGYTNQVVARFDTGNPPRDTTNISADFVILYFYSDRAEQARGFAVQYQALPRPGHGPLDHEEEEEEEEEDTSAADPEQESESTTERSNASLSGRSNQVVYVITSTPGEVDRNIPAWTMYAMAALLTLVVIATVAKFLLHMAERSSSYPDLAVAETCAQNTASDPWVILYRPSTISLFKKKLKSHQSDLSPLVKH; this is translated from the exons GTTAGGCACAG AGTGCTACACGGCCAACGGTGAGGACTACAGGGGCCAGCAGAACCAGACTAGCCTCCACAATGGTCTGCAGTGCCTCTACTGGAACGAGACTCTCCAGCACCCCTACAACAGCGTCAAGTTCCCCAACGGAGAACGGGGCTTGGGCCCACACAACTACTGCAG GAACCCCGATGGCGACGTGGGGCCGTGGTGTTACATTGCAGATAATGAGGATGGAGTCTACTGGAAGTACTGCCAGATTACCACCTGTGAGA TGCCTGGAAACTTTGGCTGCTTTAAGGACAACGGGGACCCGCCCACCCTGACGGGCAGCACCGAGACCTCCAACAGGCTGACCATCCCTGGCTGCATCAGCTACTGTAGGGCACAGAGGTACAAG CTGGCTGGCATGGAGGCCGGATATGCCTGTTTCTGTGGCGACCACCTCGACTACAGCCTCCACGAGGAGATGCCCAGCACCGAGTGCAACCACGTGTGCTTCGGAGACCACACCCAGCCGTGTGGGGGGGACGGCCGCATCCTCATCTTCGACA CACGTGTAGGTTCCTGTGGCGGGAACTACACCTCCCCATCAGCGGTTCTGTACTCTCCGGACTTCCCTGACCACTACCAGCCAGGTCGTGCCTGCTACTGGACCATCCAGGTGCCAGGAGCAGAGGCCATCCTCTTTGACTTTGCCCTCTTCGATGTCGCGGACCGGACGGACATGGTTGAGATGCTGGATGGCTACACCAACCAAGTGGTGGCCCGCTTTGACACCGGAAACCCACCGAGGGACACCACCAACATCAGCGCCGACTTTGTCATTCTTTACTTCTACTCGGACAGAGCTGAGCAGGCCCGAGGCTTTGCTGTGCAGTACCAAG cgCTGCCAAGACCAGGACACGGTCCGCTGGatcatgaggaggaggaggaggaggaagaggaggacacTAGCGCAGCCGACCCGGAGCAGGAGTCTGAGAGCACCACAGAGCGCTCCAACGCTAGCCTGAGCGGCCGCTCCAACCAGGTGGTCTACGTCATCACCTCCACGCCGGGCGAGGTGGACCGCAACATCCCAG CGTGGACCATGTATGCCATGGCAGCGCTCCTGACCCTGGTCGTCATAGCGACGGTGGCGAAATTCTTGCTGCACATGGCCGAGAG GTCCTCATCCTACCCCGACCTTGCCGTAGCAGAGACCTGTGCTCAGAACACAGCCAGCGACCCCTGGGTCATCCTGTACCGACCATCCACCATCTCTCTCTTCAAGAAGAAGCTAAAGAGTCACCAGAGTGACCTCAGCCCCCTGGTGAAACACTAA